A segment of the Lelliottia amnigena genome:
GCCAGCCATAAACCGGTGTTGAACTGCCCGTGAAAGAAGAAACGCCGATCGCGATTAGCTTTTGCTTTGGCGATAACGGCTTTCGCCAGCGTCGCTTTGTCCGCAAAGCAGGTCAACGACAGTGCCGGGTAAGCGTCGCCTAGCCCATTGTCCTGGCCAACGAGCATAAATTCGCGCGCATCGGCGCTCGTGCTCGCCAGCTCATCATTGAAGAACCGCAAAACGGTTTGGTTATGGTGCGGGATATTCGATCCCAACACATGAATCAGTGCAGTCATGCGCGTTTACGCCAAAGTAAAAATACGCCGCAACAGGCAGCGAAATAGACGATGTAAGTTGCCATATAGGCCTGTGACGCCCCCAGGGCGCCGTGCGCAGGGATCAGCCAAAGAGAGAAAGCGGTTAAGAGCGCAAACTGGCTGATTTCCGCCAGGATGTACAATCGCAGCGACGCTTTAGCAATCACCAGATAGCCAAAAACGTAAGCACCCACTTTCAGTACATCGCCCACCAGTTGCCAGGCAAACAGATCGCGCATCGCGGTAAATTTCGCCGAGAACAGCAGCCAGATCGCCACATCTCGCAGCAACCAGACGGTCAAACTCGCGGCGGCCACAGCGGGAAGTACAAAACGCAGAGAGCGGCCAATCTCGCGCGTAATGTCCTTTTTTGACACCAGACGCGACAAGGTCGGCAGTAAATAAACGCTAAATGACGCGGTGATAAACTGAAGATACGCGTCAGAAATACTGCTCACACCTTGCCAGATCCCCACTTCATCCCAGCTGTAGTGCGCCGCCAGCAGGTTACGCATCATCACGTACGCCACGGGCAATGTAACGGACGTGATGAGTGCCATTAGGGTAAATTTCCCCAATTGCCCTGCCAGAATTTTGTCCCACTGCGGTTTGAGATAGCTAAGCGG
Coding sequences within it:
- the wzxE gene encoding polysaccharide biosynthesis protein, whose product is MSLAKASVWTAASTLVKIGTGLLVVKLLAVSYGPSGVGQAGNFRQLVTVLGVLAGAGIFNGVTKYVAQYHDDDAASLRKVVGTSSAMVLGFSTLLAVVFLLAAAPISQGLFGNTHYQGLVRLVALVQMGIAWANLLLALMKGFRDAAGNALALIAGSLIGVIAYYFCYRLGGYEGALLGLALVPALVVIPAALMLMRRRTIPLSYLKPQWDKILAGQLGKFTLMALITSVTLPVAYVMMRNLLAAHYSWDEVGIWQGVSSISDAYLQFITASFSVYLLPTLSRLVSKKDITREIGRSLRFVLPAVAAASLTVWLLRDVAIWLLFSAKFTAMRDLFAWQLVGDVLKVGAYVFGYLVIAKASLRLYILAEISQFALLTAFSLWLIPAHGALGASQAYMATYIVYFAACCGVFLLWRKRA